From the genome of Candidatus Anaeroferrophillus wilburensis, one region includes:
- a CDS encoding fibronectin type III domain-containing protein produces MANMCLKKYYCFLCHAIIFLLVLFSSAGSVWADCAVKFNWLPNPENYVAGYKIYYGIVQGGPYVSAVDVGIPALINDHYEATVSGLIEGTTYYFVATAYDANGFESEYCSEVVYTCSVDGPLPPPVDLTPPSPPAGLGVTK; encoded by the coding sequence ATGGCTAATATGTGTTTAAAGAAATATTATTGTTTTTTATGCCACGCCATAATCTTTCTTTTGGTACTATTCTCTAGTGCGGGTTCTGTCTGGGCTGATTGTGCCGTGAAATTTAACTGGTTGCCAAACCCTGAAAATTATGTGGCAGGATATAAAATCTATTATGGTATTGTTCAAGGAGGACCATATGTTTCTGCGGTTGATGTGGGAATTCCGGCCCTAATAAATGATCATTATGAAGCCACCGTTAGTGGACTTATAGAAGGGACTACCTACTATTTTGTGGCTACCGCCTATGATGCGAATGGTTTTGAAAGTGAATATTGTTCTGAGGTTGTATATACTTGTTCTGTCGATGGTCCTCTGCCACCGCCGGTCGATCTTACGCCGCCGTCCCCGCCAGCCGGTTTGGGGGTAACTAAGTAG
- a CDS encoding sigma-54-dependent Fis family transcriptional regulator: MGEFLEIMLGKQGYQVSSTTSAGQAIALLDRETIDLVISDISMPEMNGLDLLKIIKEKSPATAVVMITAYASTDTAILAMKNGAYDYITKPFNNDEILLTIDKALQNSHLQRENRRLQQELEQRYGFGSLIGKSSAMLKVYDLIQRVAQTKANILVTGESGTGKELVARAIHYTGPRKDQPFVTVNCGAIPEQLLESEFFGHEKGAFTGAVKTKDGYFTAAHGGTIFLDEIGELPLALQVKLLRVIQEKSFKRVGSTVEQEVEVQIISATNRDLETAVAEGSFREDLYYRLNVIKIDLPPLRERAGDIPLLVRHFLEHFNREYGRTVTSLTPEATKVLIHYPYPGNVRELENIIERSVVLENTEELTAASLPTSLTRPTAASTTADIHLTEEGIDLEETVANLEKSLINQALELSGHHKTKAAELLGLSFRSLRYRLDKYQIE; encoded by the coding sequence ATGGGCGAGTTTCTCGAAATCATGCTGGGCAAGCAGGGCTACCAGGTGAGCAGCACCACCTCGGCCGGTCAGGCCATTGCTCTCCTTGACCGGGAAACCATAGACTTGGTGATTTCCGATATCAGCATGCCGGAGATGAACGGCCTCGACCTGCTGAAAATCATCAAGGAAAAATCACCGGCCACCGCGGTGGTCATGATCACCGCCTACGCCTCCACCGACACCGCCATTTTGGCGATGAAAAACGGCGCTTACGACTACATCACCAAGCCGTTCAACAACGACGAGATCCTGCTGACCATCGACAAGGCCCTGCAGAATTCCCATCTGCAGCGGGAAAACCGCCGTCTCCAGCAGGAGCTGGAGCAGCGCTACGGCTTCGGCAGCCTGATCGGCAAGAGCTCCGCTATGCTCAAGGTCTACGACCTCATCCAGCGGGTGGCGCAGACCAAGGCCAACATCCTGGTTACCGGCGAATCGGGTACCGGCAAGGAACTGGTAGCCCGGGCGATCCACTATACCGGCCCACGCAAAGACCAGCCGTTTGTTACCGTCAACTGCGGCGCCATCCCTGAGCAGCTGCTGGAAAGCGAGTTTTTTGGCCACGAAAAAGGGGCCTTCACCGGCGCCGTCAAAACCAAAGATGGCTACTTTACCGCCGCCCATGGCGGCACCATCTTTCTCGATGAAATCGGCGAACTGCCCCTAGCCCTGCAGGTGAAGCTTCTGCGGGTCATCCAGGAGAAAAGTTTCAAAAGGGTGGGCAGTACGGTGGAACAGGAAGTGGAAGTTCAGATCATTTCGGCCACCAACCGGGATCTGGAAACAGCCGTGGCTGAAGGCAGTTTCCGCGAAGATCTCTACTACCGGCTGAATGTCATCAAGATCGACCTGCCTCCCCTGCGGGAACGGGCTGGCGACATCCCCCTGCTGGTTCGCCACTTCCTCGAACACTTCAACCGGGAATACGGCCGGACAGTTACCAGCCTGACCCCGGAAGCAACAAAAGTCCTCATCCACTACCCTTATCCGGGCAATGTCCGGGAGCTGGAAAACATCATCGAGCGCAGTGTCGTTTTAGAAAACACTGAGGAACTGACAGCAGCAAGCCTGCCGACATCACTGACCAGGCCGACAGCAGCAAGCACTACTGCAGATATTCACCTCACAGAGGAGGGTATCGATTTGGAGGAAACCGTCGCCAACCTGGAAAAAAGTCTCATCAACCAGGCCCTTGAACTGAGCGGCCATCACAAAACCAAAGCCGCCGAACTCCTTGGCCTCTCTTTCCGCTCCCTCCGCTACCGGCTTGATAAATACCAAATCGAATAG
- a CDS encoding PIN domain-containing protein: MKVLVDTSIWSLALRRNKPTGGHSERIELQELIKEVRVQLIGPIRQEILSGIKEQQQFLKLKQQLAAFPDLPLSSQDFEVAAEYFNLLRSKGIQGSNTDFLICAVASRNKLPIFTSDKDFIHYQQHLPITLHTPRISEQ; encoded by the coding sequence ATGAAAGTTTTGGTTGACACGTCGATCTGGTCACTGGCCCTCCGAAGAAATAAGCCGACAGGCGGGCATAGCGAACGAATTGAGTTGCAAGAATTGATCAAAGAAGTGCGGGTGCAGTTGATTGGACCCATCCGGCAGGAGATCCTTTCAGGGATAAAAGAGCAACAGCAATTTTTAAAACTCAAACAACAATTGGCAGCCTTTCCCGATTTACCGCTCAGCTCACAAGATTTTGAAGTAGCAGCAGAATACTTCAACCTGTTACGCAGCAAAGGCATACAAGGGTCGAATACAGATTTTCTTATTTGCGCTGTTGCCAGCAGAAATAAGCTGCCCATATTTACAAGCGACAAGGATTTCATTCATTACCAACAACACCTCCCCATCACCCTGCACACCCCAAGAATATCAGAGCAATAA
- a CDS encoding type II toxin-antitoxin system VapB family antitoxin, giving the protein MATNLAIDDQLIEEARTIGQHRTKKAAVTEALQEYIQRRKQLDTLDLFGTIDYDADYDYKKQRLLK; this is encoded by the coding sequence ATGGCCACCAACTTGGCAATTGATGACCAGCTCATCGAAGAAGCCCGCACTATCGGGCAGCACCGCACTAAAAAGGCAGCCGTCACCGAAGCGCTTCAGGAGTATATCCAACGGCGCAAACAGCTTGATACTCTCGATCTTTTCGGCACGATCGACTACGATGCCGATTATGATTACAAAAAACAGCGGCTGCTGAAATGA
- a CDS encoding ATP-binding protein, which produces MDRMASLKLERWLQSRRRKPLVLRGARQVGKSTLVRNFAAQQKLHLLEINLERHLQLERVFASLDVAAIRGELEALTGRALTEPGSLLFLDEIQATPSALQALRYFYEDLPDVPVIAAGSLLEFTLAEHNFSMPVGRLEYFHLGPMSYREFLQAVEPSLCRYLDEIDFSDKLPATAHQKLLERQRQYLFVGGMPEAVLVFKESGSFAEVARVQRSIASTYEDDFAKYARHRELALLQRIFHLIPRQVGHKVKYVHFSRENRSREVKTAIDLLAKALVCHRVYASHCSGVPLAADIDEFAYKLLFLDVGLMNHLCGLDWSTLRNMDVNQLINEGAIAEQFVGQHLAYLKGGVEQPWMVYWLREGRKNNAEVDYVISRDSEIFPVEIKAGRSGALRSLHQFVALGKAGKAIRFDANQPSWQKVVQKVPTADAYREVSFELFSLPLYAVGELPRMLPS; this is translated from the coding sequence ATGGATAGGATGGCGAGCTTGAAGCTTGAGCGGTGGCTGCAATCCCGGCGGCGCAAGCCGCTTGTTTTGCGGGGTGCCCGCCAAGTTGGCAAGTCTACCCTGGTCAGGAACTTTGCCGCACAACAGAAACTTCATCTTCTTGAAATTAACCTGGAACGTCATCTGCAGTTGGAAAGGGTTTTTGCCAGTCTGGACGTCGCCGCAATTCGGGGGGAGCTGGAAGCGCTTACCGGTCGCGCACTTACCGAGCCAGGATCGCTGCTGTTTCTGGATGAAATTCAAGCAACGCCGTCAGCCCTGCAGGCGCTTCGCTATTTTTATGAAGATCTTCCAGACGTGCCGGTCATTGCCGCCGGGTCTTTGTTGGAGTTTACCCTGGCAGAGCATAACTTTTCCATGCCTGTTGGCCGCCTCGAATATTTTCACCTTGGTCCGATGAGCTATCGGGAATTTTTGCAGGCAGTTGAACCCTCACTGTGCCGTTACCTGGACGAGATCGATTTTTCCGACAAACTGCCGGCTACGGCCCATCAGAAATTGCTTGAGCGTCAACGGCAGTATCTGTTTGTCGGCGGCATGCCGGAGGCTGTGCTGGTATTTAAGGAGAGTGGATCGTTTGCCGAGGTTGCCCGGGTACAGCGGAGCATCGCCAGTACCTATGAGGATGATTTTGCCAAATATGCCCGTCATCGTGAACTGGCGCTCCTCCAGCGCATCTTTCATTTAATCCCCCGGCAGGTTGGGCATAAAGTCAAGTACGTTCATTTTTCCAGGGAAAATCGATCCCGCGAGGTCAAAACAGCCATTGATCTGCTTGCCAAAGCCCTGGTTTGCCATCGGGTCTATGCCAGCCACTGTTCAGGTGTTCCCCTTGCAGCCGATATCGATGAGTTTGCCTATAAGCTCCTTTTTTTGGATGTGGGGCTGATGAATCATCTGTGTGGTCTGGACTGGTCGACATTAAGGAATATGGATGTTAACCAATTAATCAATGAAGGGGCTATAGCCGAGCAGTTTGTTGGTCAGCACCTTGCCTATCTCAAGGGGGGAGTGGAGCAGCCGTGGATGGTTTACTGGCTGCGCGAAGGGCGAAAAAATAACGCTGAAGTAGATTATGTCATTTCCCGTGATTCAGAGATTTTTCCGGTGGAAATCAAGGCCGGGCGCAGTGGTGCCCTGCGTTCATTACACCAGTTCGTGGCTTTGGGGAAAGCCGGAAAAGCGATTCGTTTTGATGCCAATCAGCCCAGCTGGCAAAAGGTCGTGCAGAAAGTGCCGACAGCCGACGCCTATCGCGAAGTATCGTTTGAACTATTCTCGCTGCCCCTGTATGCCGTAGGCGAACTACCCCGCATGCTGCCCAGCTGA
- a CDS encoding ATP-binding protein codes for MLDRHLEGKIKKAAAEYPVVTLTGPRQSGKTTLVRAAFHDYAYVSLEDPEARSFALEDPRGFLRQWRDEVILDEVQRCPELFSYIQTIVDEEDRPGQFILTGSQNFLLLKSISQSLAGRCAIFHLLPLSYDELAGRPSLPVDQLGSVFPADRPIPDRDLNDCLHRGFYPRIHDKGLEAQDWLRNYYQTYLERDVREIINVGDLEAFRRFTALCAGRTGQLLNFTNLASDCGITHTTARRWLSVLEASFIVVLLRPHHQNFCKRLVKTPKLYFVDTGLLCYLLRIRKPEELTFHAARGAIFESFVVAELYKRAFNAGVEPDYFFWRDSAGHEVDIIIDLGDEVIPLEIKSGSTLNKDFFKGLEYWQHIAGEKAKPRAALIYGGNSSVVRNAIHVYAWWNF; via the coding sequence ATGCTTGACCGGCATCTTGAAGGGAAAATAAAAAAAGCGGCTGCTGAGTACCCGGTGGTAACCTTGACCGGGCCGCGTCAGTCGGGCAAGACCACCCTGGTGCGCGCCGCTTTTCATGATTATGCCTATGTATCTCTGGAAGATCCGGAAGCACGTTCATTCGCTCTCGAGGATCCGCGTGGCTTCCTGCGGCAATGGCGAGATGAGGTTATTCTTGACGAGGTGCAGCGCTGTCCGGAACTTTTTTCCTATATTCAGACGATCGTTGATGAGGAAGACCGGCCCGGACAATTTATTCTTACCGGTTCACAGAATTTTCTGCTTCTGAAGAGCATCAGCCAGTCGCTGGCCGGCCGCTGTGCCATATTCCATCTCCTGCCCCTGTCGTACGATGAACTTGCCGGCCGCCCTTCACTGCCGGTTGACCAGCTGGGCAGCGTTTTCCCCGCTGACCGGCCGATTCCGGACCGGGACCTGAACGATTGTCTGCATCGGGGCTTCTATCCGCGCATCCACGATAAGGGGCTGGAGGCTCAGGATTGGCTGAGAAATTATTACCAGACCTATCTTGAGCGGGATGTCAGGGAGATAATTAATGTCGGGGATTTGGAAGCGTTCCGTCGCTTTACCGCCTTGTGTGCCGGGCGGACCGGGCAGCTGCTGAATTTTACCAACCTGGCATCGGACTGCGGCATTACCCATACAACCGCTCGACGTTGGCTGTCGGTATTAGAGGCGAGTTTTATTGTCGTTCTGCTCAGGCCGCACCATCAAAATTTTTGCAAAAGGCTGGTCAAAACGCCTAAACTCTATTTTGTCGATACCGGGTTGCTGTGTTATCTGCTGCGCATCAGAAAACCGGAGGAGCTGACCTTTCATGCCGCCCGGGGGGCAATTTTTGAGAGTTTTGTGGTGGCAGAACTCTACAAGAGAGCGTTTAATGCCGGTGTGGAACCTGACTATTTTTTCTGGCGTGATTCAGCCGGCCATGAAGTTGATATCATCATCGATTTGGGTGATGAAGTAATTCCGCTGGAGATAAAATCGGGGAGTACGTTAAATAAGGATTTTTTCAAGGGGCTGGAATATTGGCAACATATTGCCGGGGAAAAAGCGAAGCCTCGGGCCGCGTTGATCTACGGCGGCAACAGTTCGGTTGTCCGCAACGCCATCCATGTGTATGCCTGGTGGAATTTTTAA